From Brassica oleracea var. oleracea cultivar TO1000 unplaced genomic scaffold, BOL UnpScaffold00285, whole genome shotgun sequence, the proteins below share one genomic window:
- the LOC106319574 gene encoding LOB domain-containing protein 24-like — translation MNPKRCAACRYLRRRCPKDCVFSPYFPPNNPEKFACVHRIYGAGNVSKMLQQLPVQTRAEAVESLCFEATCRIEDPVYGCVGMISLLQTQIQKTESLLARTQAEITVAQIKHSQNQHSEFM, via the exons ATGAATCCTAAAAGATGTGCTGCTTGCAGATATCTGAGAAGAAGATGTCCAAAAGATTGCGTTTTCTCACCTTATTTCCCTCCAAACAATCCTGAAAAATTTGCATGTGTCCACAGAATCTATGGTGctggaaatgtttccaaaatgcTTCAG caactTCCTGTTCAGACAAGAGCTGAAGCAGTGGAATCTTTATGCTTTGAAGCAACATGTAGAATTGAAGATCCTGTTTATGGATGTGTTGGGATGATTTCTTTACTCCAGACTCAAATCCAGAAAACTGAAAGTCTTCTGGCTAGAACTCAAGCTGAGATCACTGTTGCTCAAATCAAACATAGCCAAAACCAACATTCTGAGTTTATGTAA
- the LOC106319595 gene encoding glyceraldehyde-3-phosphate dehydrogenase GAPA1, chloroplastic produces the protein MASATFSVPKPSLQGFTEFSGLRSSSASLPFGKKLSSDEFVSAITFQTSAMGSSGGYRKGVTEAKLKVAINGFGRIGRNFLRCWHGRKDSPFDVIAINDTGGVKQASHLLKYDSTLGIFDADVKPSGDAALSVDGKIIKVVSNRNPSLLPWKELGIDIVIEGTGVFVDREGAGKHIEAGAKKVIITAPGKGDIPTYVVGVNADAYNPDEPIISNASCTTNCLAPFVKVLDQKFGIIKGTMTTTHSYTGDQRLLDASHRDLRRARAAALNIVPTSTGAAKAVALVLPNLKGKLNGIALRVPTPNVSVVDLVVQVTKKTFAEEINAAFRDSAEKELKGILEVCDEPLVSVDFRCSDVSSTIDSSLTMVMGDDMVKVIAWYDNEWGYSQRVVDLADIVANNWK, from the exons ATGGCTTCGGCTACTTTCTCTGTGCCAAAACCATCTCTTCAG GGTTTCACTGAGTTCTCAGGATTGAGAAGCTCCTCTGCTTCTCTCCCCTTCGGCAAGAAACTCTCTTCCGATGAGTTTGTCTCCGCCATCACTTTCCAGACTTCTGCA ATGGGAAGCAGTGGTGGATACAGGAAAGGTGTGACCGAGGCTAAACTAAAAGTAGCCATCAATGGCTTCGGTCGGATCGGGAGGAACTTCTTGAGATGCTGGCATGGTCGTAAGGACTCTCCCTTTGATGTCATTGCCATCAACGATACCGGTGGTGTCAAGCAAGCTTCACATCTCCTTAAATACGACTCTACTCTTGGAATCTTCGACGCGGATGTGAAACCTTCCGGAGACGCTGCTCTCTCTGTTGATGGAAAGATCATCAAGGTTGTGTCTAACCGCAACCCGTCTCTTCTTCCCTGGAA GGAGTTGGGAATAGACATAGTCATTGAAGGAACAGGAGTGTTTGTGGATAGAGAAGGTGCAGGGAAACACATTGAAGCTGGAGCCAAGAAGGTTATCATTACAGCTCCAGGCAAAGGAGACATCCCAACTTATGTTGTTGGTGTCAACGCTGATGCTTACAATCCTGATGAACCTATCATTAGCAATGCATCTTGCACTACTAACTGTCTTGCTCCCTTTGTCAAAGTTCTCGACCAAAAGTTCG GTATCATAAAGGGTACAATGACAACAACTCACTCATACACCGGTGACCAGAGGTTACTAGACGCTAGCCACCGTGATCTAAGGAGAGCAAGAGCAGCTGCATTAAACATTGTTCCCACATCTACAGGAGCAGCTAAAGCCGTGGCTCTCGTGCTCCCTAACCTCAAAGGAAAACTCAACGGAATCGCTCTCCGTGTACCAACACCTAACGTGTCAGTGGTTGATCTCGTTGTGCAGGTCACCAAGAAGACTTTCGCTGAGGAAATTAACGCTGCTTTCAGAGACTCCGCAGAGAAAGAGCTTAAAGGTATCCTTGAAGTCTGCGATGAGCCGCTTGTGTCAGTTGATTTCAGATGTTCAGATGTGTCGTCCACCATTGATTCTTCGCTCACTATGGTGATGGGAGATGATATGGTTAAGGTGATTGCTTGGTATGATAATGAATGGGGTTACTCACAGAGAGTTGTTGATTTGGCGGACATTGTTGCCAACAACTGGAAGTGA
- the LOC106319556 gene encoding probable magnesium transporter NIPA8 isoform X1: MGEWVIGALINIFGSVAINFGTNLLKLGHNERERLALQDNSGGGKTPLKPIIHFQTWRVGILVFLLGNCLNFISFGYAAQSLLAALGSIQFVSNIAFAYVVLNKMVTVKVLVATAFIVLGNVFLVAFGNHQSPVFTPEQLAEKYSNLTFLVYCGILIIIVAVNHFLCRKGEVLLISVPGQEISSYWKLLLPFSYAVVSGAIGSCSVLFAKSLSNLLRLAMSSSYQLHSWFTYSMLLLFLSTAGFWMTRLNEGLFLYDAILIVPMFQIAWTFFSICTGFIYFQEFQVFDALRTTMFILGMMCVFIGISLLAPDDTRGNETKDSTLSLDSIVSSEEDRLIPQSFEDGHSKDTRVAVQGMYMKAADLISKTKAACLTALGFGEDSINASAILVMPMVSSKITGFRGNGLERAKILSMRGGSGWSKLAMQEEGTRMLEKTSHHHPSKA, encoded by the exons ATGGGAGAGTGGGTCATTGGAgctttgatcaatatttttggAAGCGTTGCTATTAATTTCGGCACTAACCTTCTCAAATTGGGACATAACGAG AGAGAAAGGCTAGCTTTACAGGATAACAGTGGTGGTGGAAAGACGCCGTTGAAGCCCATTATACATTTTCAGACATGGAGAGTTG GGATCCTTGTCTTTCTTCTTGGGAATTGCCTCAATTTCATTTCCTTTGGTTATGCTGCTCAG TCTCTTCTAGCAGCTCTTGGTTCCATTCAGTTCGTATCCAACATAGCCTTTGCTTATGTTGTACTGAACAAAATGGTCACCGTTAA AGTACTTGTTGCTACGGCCTTTATTGTTCTTGGAAACGTTTTCCTTGTAGCTTTTGGTAATCACCAGTCTCCAG TTTTCACACCAGAACAGTTGGCAGAGAAATACAGCAATCTGACATTCTTGGTCTACTGTGGGATTTTGATTATAATCGTAGCTGTAAACCATTTCCTCTGTAG GAAAGGAGAAGTGTTGTTGATATCTGTACCTGGACAAGAGATTAGCTCCTATTGGAAACTGTTGCTTCCTTTCTCATATGCTGTGGTCTCCGGCGCTATAGGATCATGTTCCGTTTTATTCGCCAAGTCACT CTCAAACTTGCTGAGGTTGGCCATGTCTAGTAGCTATCAACTGCATAGCTGGTTCACATACTCTAtgcttcttttatttcttagtaCAGCTGGATTCTGG ATGACAAGATTGAATGAAGGGTTGTTTCTTTATGATGCAATTCTCATAGTTCCAATGTTTCAGATTGCTTGGACTTTCTTTTCCATCTGTACTGGATTCATCTACTTTCAAGAGTTTCAG GTCTTCGACGCGTTAAGAACAACAATGTTCATATTAGGAATGATGTGCGTGTTCATAGGCATATCGTTACTAGCACCTGATGATACAAGAGGCAACGAGACAAAAGACAGTACATTATCTCTGGACTCAATAGTGTCCTCGGAAGAGGACAGGTTGATACCACAATCATTTGAAGATGGACATAGCAAAGACACAAGAGTAGCTGTACAAGGAATGTATATGAAAGCAGCTGATCTAATTTCCAAAACAAAG GCTGCTTGTTTAACGGCATTGGGCTTTGGTGAAGACTCTATCAACGCATCTGCTATTCTTGTGATGCCAATGGTATCTTCCAAGATTACAGGGTTTAGAGGAAACGGGCTCGAGAGGGCTAAGATATTGTCCATGAGAGGAGGATCAGGATGGAGCAAACTAGCCATGCAAGAAGAAGGAACAAGAATGCTTGAAAAGACATCTCATCATCACCCTTCAAAGGCTTAA
- the LOC106319556 gene encoding probable magnesium transporter NIPA8 isoform X3, with protein MESWDPCLSSWELPQFHFLWLCCSALGSIQFVSNIAFAYVVLNKMVTVKVLVATAFIVLGNVFLVAFGNHQSPVFTPEQLAEKYSNLTFLVYCGILIIIVAVNHFLCRKGEVLLISVPGQEISSYWKLLLPFSYAVVSGAIGSCSVLFAKSLSNLLRLAMSSSYQLHSWFTYSMLLLFLSTAGFWMTRLNEGLFLYDAILIVPMFQIAWTFFSICTGFIYFQEFQVFDALRTTMFILGMMCVFIGISLLAPDDTRGNETKDSTLSLDSIVSSEEDRLIPQSFEDGHSKDTRVAVQGMYMKAADLISKTKAACLTALGFGEDSINASAILVMPMVSSKITGFRGNGLERAKILSMRGGSGWSKLAMQEEGTRMLEKTSHHHPSKA; from the exons ATGGAGAGTTG GGATCCTTGTCTTTCTTCTTGGGAATTGCCTCAATTTCATTTCCTTTGGTTATGCTGCTCAG CTCTTGGTTCCATTCAGTTCGTATCCAACATAGCCTTTGCTTATGTTGTACTGAACAAAATGGTCACCGTTAA AGTACTTGTTGCTACGGCCTTTATTGTTCTTGGAAACGTTTTCCTTGTAGCTTTTGGTAATCACCAGTCTCCAG TTTTCACACCAGAACAGTTGGCAGAGAAATACAGCAATCTGACATTCTTGGTCTACTGTGGGATTTTGATTATAATCGTAGCTGTAAACCATTTCCTCTGTAG GAAAGGAGAAGTGTTGTTGATATCTGTACCTGGACAAGAGATTAGCTCCTATTGGAAACTGTTGCTTCCTTTCTCATATGCTGTGGTCTCCGGCGCTATAGGATCATGTTCCGTTTTATTCGCCAAGTCACT CTCAAACTTGCTGAGGTTGGCCATGTCTAGTAGCTATCAACTGCATAGCTGGTTCACATACTCTAtgcttcttttatttcttagtaCAGCTGGATTCTGG ATGACAAGATTGAATGAAGGGTTGTTTCTTTATGATGCAATTCTCATAGTTCCAATGTTTCAGATTGCTTGGACTTTCTTTTCCATCTGTACTGGATTCATCTACTTTCAAGAGTTTCAG GTCTTCGACGCGTTAAGAACAACAATGTTCATATTAGGAATGATGTGCGTGTTCATAGGCATATCGTTACTAGCACCTGATGATACAAGAGGCAACGAGACAAAAGACAGTACATTATCTCTGGACTCAATAGTGTCCTCGGAAGAGGACAGGTTGATACCACAATCATTTGAAGATGGACATAGCAAAGACACAAGAGTAGCTGTACAAGGAATGTATATGAAAGCAGCTGATCTAATTTCCAAAACAAAG GCTGCTTGTTTAACGGCATTGGGCTTTGGTGAAGACTCTATCAACGCATCTGCTATTCTTGTGATGCCAATGGTATCTTCCAAGATTACAGGGTTTAGAGGAAACGGGCTCGAGAGGGCTAAGATATTGTCCATGAGAGGAGGATCAGGATGGAGCAAACTAGCCATGCAAGAAGAAGGAACAAGAATGCTTGAAAAGACATCTCATCATCACCCTTCAAAGGCTTAA
- the LOC106319556 gene encoding probable magnesium transporter NIPA8 isoform X2, with the protein MESWDPCLSSWELPQFHFLWLCCSAALGSIQFVSNIAFAYVVLNKMVTVKVLVATAFIVLGNVFLVAFGNHQSPVFTPEQLAEKYSNLTFLVYCGILIIIVAVNHFLCRKGEVLLISVPGQEISSYWKLLLPFSYAVVSGAIGSCSVLFAKSLSNLLRLAMSSSYQLHSWFTYSMLLLFLSTAGFWMTRLNEGLFLYDAILIVPMFQIAWTFFSICTGFIYFQEFQVFDALRTTMFILGMMCVFIGISLLAPDDTRGNETKDSTLSLDSIVSSEEDRLIPQSFEDGHSKDTRVAVQGMYMKAADLISKTKAACLTALGFGEDSINASAILVMPMVSSKITGFRGNGLERAKILSMRGGSGWSKLAMQEEGTRMLEKTSHHHPSKA; encoded by the exons ATGGAGAGTTG GGATCCTTGTCTTTCTTCTTGGGAATTGCCTCAATTTCATTTCCTTTGGTTATGCTGCTCAG CAGCTCTTGGTTCCATTCAGTTCGTATCCAACATAGCCTTTGCTTATGTTGTACTGAACAAAATGGTCACCGTTAA AGTACTTGTTGCTACGGCCTTTATTGTTCTTGGAAACGTTTTCCTTGTAGCTTTTGGTAATCACCAGTCTCCAG TTTTCACACCAGAACAGTTGGCAGAGAAATACAGCAATCTGACATTCTTGGTCTACTGTGGGATTTTGATTATAATCGTAGCTGTAAACCATTTCCTCTGTAG GAAAGGAGAAGTGTTGTTGATATCTGTACCTGGACAAGAGATTAGCTCCTATTGGAAACTGTTGCTTCCTTTCTCATATGCTGTGGTCTCCGGCGCTATAGGATCATGTTCCGTTTTATTCGCCAAGTCACT CTCAAACTTGCTGAGGTTGGCCATGTCTAGTAGCTATCAACTGCATAGCTGGTTCACATACTCTAtgcttcttttatttcttagtaCAGCTGGATTCTGG ATGACAAGATTGAATGAAGGGTTGTTTCTTTATGATGCAATTCTCATAGTTCCAATGTTTCAGATTGCTTGGACTTTCTTTTCCATCTGTACTGGATTCATCTACTTTCAAGAGTTTCAG GTCTTCGACGCGTTAAGAACAACAATGTTCATATTAGGAATGATGTGCGTGTTCATAGGCATATCGTTACTAGCACCTGATGATACAAGAGGCAACGAGACAAAAGACAGTACATTATCTCTGGACTCAATAGTGTCCTCGGAAGAGGACAGGTTGATACCACAATCATTTGAAGATGGACATAGCAAAGACACAAGAGTAGCTGTACAAGGAATGTATATGAAAGCAGCTGATCTAATTTCCAAAACAAAG GCTGCTTGTTTAACGGCATTGGGCTTTGGTGAAGACTCTATCAACGCATCTGCTATTCTTGTGATGCCAATGGTATCTTCCAAGATTACAGGGTTTAGAGGAAACGGGCTCGAGAGGGCTAAGATATTGTCCATGAGAGGAGGATCAGGATGGAGCAAACTAGCCATGCAAGAAGAAGGAACAAGAATGCTTGAAAAGACATCTCATCATCACCCTTCAAAGGCTTAA
- the LOC106319577 gene encoding nodulation receptor kinase-like codes for MSATPAAAIGGAVGALALIALLFLVLWFCIFRHKNASETTGSSDPSSQEGRNVAMELSMRESRRFGMEELAQATKSFTSKSLIGTGKFGEVYKGLLQDGVLVAIKRRHGLPTQEFVNEVRYLSSIKHRNLVTLLGYCQESNTQFLVYEYVPNGSVSYHLYGAGGSRLEFRNRLAISIGAAKGLAHLHSLSPRLIHKDFKTANVLVDENFIAKVADAGVRNFLGREDAGTSSHVVADHIFLSPEVQEFRRYSEKSDVYAFGVFLLELVSGREASEPSPSSSTQTLVEWMQNITDYTEIPAMIDERLGGTYTAEGVEEVITLTLICLDVSSEKRPAMSYVVTELERILDKEVSLTTVMGEGTPTVTLGSQLFKASK; via the exons ATGTCAGCAACTCCTGCAGCAGCCATTGGAGGTGCTGTTGGAGCTCTTGCATTGATtgctcttttgtttcttgtccTATGGTTTTGCATCTTTCGTCACAAGAATGCGTCTGAGACAACAGGCTCTTCTGATCCATCGTCTCAAG AAGGAAGAAATGTTGCAATGGAGTTGTCAATGAGAGAATCAAGAAGGTTTGGAATGGAGGAACTTGCTCAAGCCACCAAGAGTTTCACCAGTAAAAGCCTCATTGGTACAGGCAAATTCGGCGAGGTTTACAAAGGTCTGCTTCAAGACGGTGTCCTTGTAGCAATCAAGAGAAGACACGGTTTGCCTACACAAGAATTCGTCAACGAG GTTCGGTATCTATCGTCTATCAAGCATCGTAATCTTGTTACTCTTTTGGGTTATTGCCAAGAAAGCAACACTCAGTTTCTTGTCTATGAGTACGTTCCTAATGGAAGTGTTTCCTATCACCTGTACG GTGCTGGTGGAAGTAGGCTAGAGTTTAGAAATAGGCTTGCCATATCTATAGGAGCAGCTAAAG GACTGGCACATCTTCACTCACTGAGTCCTAGGTTGATACACAAGGACTTCAAAACTGCTAATGTTCTTGTGGATGAAAACTTCATTGCTAAAGTTGCGGATGCAGGAGTCCGTAACTTCTTAGGAAGAGAGGATGCTGGTACATCGTCTCACGTTGTTGCTGACCACATCTTCCTCTCCCCAGA GGTTCAAGAGTTCAGAAGATATTCAGAGAAGAGTGATGTGTATGCTTTTGGGGTATTCCTCTTGGAATTAGTAAGTGGAAGAGAAGCATCAGAACCATCCCCTTCAAGTTCAACACAAACTCTTGTCGAATGG ATGCAAAACATAACGGATTACACTGAGATACCTGCAATGATTGATGAGAGACTAGGTGGTACATACACAGCAGAGGGAGTGGAGGAGGTTATTACACTGACACTGATATGTCTTGATGTATCAAGTGAGAAGAGACCAGCAATGAGTTATGTTGTGACAGAGCTTGAGAGAATATTGGACAAAGAAGTGAGCTTAACAACAGTAATGGGTGAAGGTACTCCAACTGTTACTCTTGGAAGTCAGCTTTTTAAAGCATCAAAGTGA
- the LOC106319573 gene encoding protein COFACTOR ASSEMBLY OF COMPLEX C SUBUNIT B CCB1, chloroplastic, with translation MATKLFSPPLSCPWVTSRDVVIKGRRRRGCDTKRNRVAAVTAMAVEPLSAVSSSAIQIHQWWEQSPSSLLLMAETGGGYSLASYYTSLGLFVISVPGLWSLIKRSVKSKIVRKTFVVSEGIKKEPNQVAGEILSFFTRKNFNVTDRGETITFEGTMVPSRGQAALLTFCTCISLASVGLVLTITVPDFGNNWFFITILSPLAGAYYWKKASRKEEIKVKMMVGKKGKLDEIVVQGDDVQVEEMRKELQLSEKGMVYVKGLFERS, from the exons ATGGCGACGAAGCTGTTTTCTCCGCCGTTGTCTTGTCCATGGGTGACTTCAAGAGATGTAGTAATCAAAGGGCGGCGGAGACGGGGATGTGATACGAAGCGGAACAGAGTAGCCGCCGTCACTGCGATGGCTGTGGAGCCTCTCTCTGCTGTATCTTCTTCAGCGATTCAGATTCATCAATGGTGGGAACAGAGCCCTAGTTCATTACTGTTGATGGCTGAGACAGGTGGTGGTTACTCGTTAGCTAGCTACTACACGTCTCTGGGTTTGTTCGTCATCTCAGTTCCAGGTCTTTGGTCTCTCATTAAACGCTCTGTTAAATCAAAG ATAGTGAGAAAGACGTTCGTTGTTAGCGAAGGGATCAAAAAGGAGCCAAATCAAGTTGCTGGAgagattctttctttcttcacaAGGAAGAACTTTAATGTTACTGATCGAGGAGAAACAATCAC GTTTGAAGGAACAATGGTTCCAAGTAGAGGACAAGCTGCTCTGCTCACGTTCTGTACATGTATAAGCTTAGCAAGTGTGGGTCTTGTCCTAACCATTACGGTGCCTGATTTTGGAAACAATTGGTTCTTTATTACCATTCTTAGTCCACTCGC AGGAGCGTATTACTGGAAGAAGGCGTCGAGGAAGGAGGAGATAAAGGTGAAGATGATGGTGGGAAAAAAGGGGAAACTGGATGAGATTGTGGTTCAAGGAGATGATGTACAAGTTGAAGAAATGAGGAAGGAGCTTCAGCTTAGTGAGAAAGGCATGGTTTATGTTAAAGGTCTCTTTGAGAGATCATGA